Proteins from a single region of Scleropages formosus chromosome 24, fSclFor1.1, whole genome shotgun sequence:
- the sec31b gene encoding protein transport protein Sec31B isoform X1, with protein MRLKEILRTAHQAWSPAAHHPAYLATGTSAQQLDASFSTSAALEIFEMDFADSSQELKLRGSLSTLNRFHSLIWVNFGMGVDGSCGRLVGGSENGTLTVYSPEEILKSGEGAVVGQSSKHTGPVRALDFNPFQSNLLASGANDSEIYIWDLNNFSNPMTPGAKSQLCEPVEDISVVAWNRQVQHILASAHPSGKAVVWDLRKNEPIIKISDHSNRMHCSGMLWHPEVATQLVLASEDDRLPVIQMWDLRFATSPLKVLENHTRGILSMSWSQADPELLLSSAKDNRILCWNPFTGEVIYELHTSNQWCFDIQWCPRNPALLSAASFDGRITVYSVMGGSLEAQQQSSIDKVSSSFDAMDPFGTGQPLPPLQVPQPQAKSTVIPPLKKPPKWVRRPVGASFAFGGRLLTFENPKPQQQPGPQPHTRQVFVSQVITETEFLQRSCELQTALQSGTFSGYCQTKIHKAACESEQDIWRFLKVNFEEDARLKFLRLLGFSKEELQKKIATSLGKSAQPNGVDANDLAEKMQLLSTQRLDESNAETSIPSASSSPSDFFSHLPNSKPSLHIPVSSDTDGLISQALLVGNFEGAVDLCLSDGRFAEAILLSISGGEELLKKTQQRYLDKQKSSISVLISSVVNQNWAAVVQNCDLDSWKEALAILLTYARPEEFAQLCDTLGARLEHEGVEKRCLQACLCYICSGNIEKLVQCWAQQKDCSSPLALEDLVEKVMILRKSIERLRGGEVMTQSPVLADKLTHYANLLASQGSLAAAMNYLPASSNQPVIMMLRYRLFHAQGEQAEGPQPPFPYSRVAVGGAPHSTQFGVAQPSVQKSHKPEPYQPAIPPKVADVGQPPAPTLYTAQTAPTAGSHLHSYPGAPPTSHVQTSSLTHQPQRPAYPQHPSAAPGFPPAQPFTPLAGLTGFPSGPVMPTASLAGPSLPPASASGSIPLMPGPGLPQSSFMPPGPISSGSLPSTSQPGASVPLFPGSSHGHVPMPPVSSAPYQPVGPGYPQGGPGAPGMKSSSAAAVPPPPIGSQDGWNDPPAVRGGPRKKKLPENYTPPVPITAPVMGFPMETPQAPELMQAPPGAPQEPSVQRLQQLPAEKVEQREIPAEHKVLKTTFDGLLQRCQLAAADPQTKRKLDDASKRLEHLYDRLREQTLSPSILAGLHELSRCIESRNYQHALAVHTQIVSSSNFSEISAFMPILKVVMTIANKLGI; from the exons ATGAGGTTGAAGGAAATCCTGAGGACAGCCCACCAGGCATGGAGCCCTGCTGCGCACCATCCTGCCTACCTGGCAACAG GTACATCAGCCCAGCAGCTGGATGCATCGTTCAGCACAAGCGCTGCTCTGGAGATTTTTGAGATGGATTTTGCCGATTCCTCACAGGAGCTGAAACTGAGAGGGTCCCTCTCCACTCTTAACAG GTTCCACAGTCTCATCTGGGTGAATTTTGGGATGGGAGTAGACGGGTCTTGTGGGAGGCTTGTCGGAGGCAGTGAAAATGGCACACTGACCGTGTACAGCCCGGAGGAAATCCTGAAATCTGGAGAGGGGGCAGTTGTTGGACAGTCCAGCAAACACACCGGTCCTGTCCGAGCTCTCGATTTCAACCCATTCCAG aGTAATCTTTTGGCGTCAGGGGCAAATGATTCAGAAATTTATATCTGGGATCTGAATAATTTCAGCAATCCAATGACACCAGGGGCAAAGTCTCAG CTCTGTGAG CCAGTTGAAGACATCAGTGTGGTTGCATGGAACAGGCAGGTACAGCACATCCTAGCCTCTGCACATCCAAGTGGCAAAGCTGTTGTGTGGGACCTTCGAAAGAACGAGCCCATCATTAAAATCAGTGATCACAGTAACAGG ATGCACTGTTCTGGCATGTTGTGGCACCCCGAAGTGGCCACCCAGCTGGTCCTGGCCTCTGAAGATGATCGCCTGCCTGTCATCCAGATGTGGGACCTGCGATTTGCTACGTCACCCCTGAAGGTCCTGGAGAACCACACAAG GGGAATCCTGTCCATGTCCTGGAGCCAGGCTGACCCCGAGCTGCTTCTCAGCAGTGCCAAGGACAACCGCATCTTGTGCTGGAATCCTTTCACTGGAGAG GTGATCTATGAGCTGCACACCTCGAACCAGTGGTGCTTTGATATCCAGTGGTGTCCTCGGAATCCAGCTTTGCTCTCGGCGGCTTCGTTTGATGGGCGGATCACAGTTTACTCGGTCATGGGAGGCAGCCTGGAGGCTCAGCAGCAAAGCAGCATTGACAAG GTCTCATCCTCTTTTGATGCCATGGACCCATTTGGGACGGGACAGCCGCTTCCACCTCTGCAGGTGCCTCAGCCCCAGGCCAAGTCAACAGTGATCCCACCGCTGAAGAAGCCCCCTAAGTGGGTGCGCCGTCCTGTGGGGGCCTCCTTTGCG TTTGGTGGAAGGCTCCTCACCTTTGAGAACCCCAAGCCCCAGCAGCAGCCTGGCCCACAGCCTCACACCAGGCAGGTGTTTGTCAGCCAGGTAATCACAGAGACTGAGTTTCTGCAGCGCTCCTGTGAACTGCAGACAGCGCTGCAGTCTGGAACCTTCTCTGGCTACTGCCAGACCAAGATCCACAAAGCAGCCTGCGAATCTGAACAGGACATCTGGAGGTTTCTGAAG GTCAATTTTGAAGAGGATGCCCGTCTTAAATTTCTAAGGCTTTTAGGTTTCAGTAAAGAAGAATTGCAGAAAAAg atcgCCACAAGTTTGGGAAAGAGTGCACAACCAAATGGGGTTGATGCAAATGATCTGGCCGAAAAGATGCAGCTTCTTTCTACACAG CGGCTTGACGAGTCCAATGCAGAAACCTCCATTCCCTCAGCTTCATCCTCACCGTCTGACTTCTTCAGTCACCTACCCAACAGCAAGCCCAGCCTCCACATCCCTGTCTCCTCAG ACACCGATGGCCTGATCAGCCAGGCCCTACTGGTGGGAAACTTTGAGGGAGCCGTAGATCTGTGCCTGAGCGATGGGCGCTTTGCCGAAGCCATCCTCTTGTCTATCAGTGGAGGAgaggagctgctgaagaagACCCAGCAACGATACCTTGACAAGCAGAAGAGCAGCATCTCAGTG CTTATATCATCTGTGGTAAACCAGAACTGGGCAGCTGTAGTGCAAAACTGTGATCTAGACAGCTGGAAGGAAGCCCTGGCCATTCTTCTGACGTACGCTCGACCTGAGGAGTTTGCCCAGCTGTGTG ACACATTGGGGGCACGTTTGGAGCATGAAGGTGTGGAGAAGAGGTGCCTGCAGGCCTGCTTGTGTTACATCTGCTCAGGGAATATCGAGAAGTTGGTGCAGTGCTGGGCTCAGCAGAAAGACTGTTCGTCACCCTTGGCCTTAGAG GACCTGGTGGAGAAGGTGATGATCCTGCGCAAGTCGATTGAGCGGCTACGTGGCGGGGAAGTGATGACCCAGAGCCCAGTTCTGGCAGACAAGCTGACCCATTACGCAAACCTTTTGGCTTCTCAGGGGAGTCTGGCTGCTGCTATGAACTACCTACCAGCCAGTTCAAATCAG CCGGTCATCATGATGCTGAGGTATCGGCTTTTCCACGCCCAGGGAGAGCAGGCCGAGGGCCCCCAGCCGCCCTTCCCATACAGCCGAGTGGCGGTAGGGGGAGCCCCACATTCCACCCAGTTTGGTGTGGCTCAGCCTTCAGTTCAGAAGTCCCACAAGCCG GAGCCCTACCAGCCTGCAATTCCCCCTAAGGTGGCAGATGTGGGGCAGCCCCCTGCCCCTACGCTGTACACAGCACAGACAGCCCCCACGGCTGGTTCGCATCTCCACTCTTACCCTGGGGCACCACCTACCTCACACGTCCAGACCTCTAGCCTGACACACCAACCACAAAGACCAGCGTACCCCCAGCATCCCTCCGCTGCTCCAG GATTCCCTCCAGCGCAGCCATTCACTCCGTTAGCGGGGCTGACTGGCTTCCCCTCAGGCCCTGTAATGCCAACAGCCAGCCTGGCAGGACCTTCACTGCCTCCAGCTTCAGCCTCTGGCAGCATTCCCCTGATGCCCGGCCCGGGCTTGCCACAGTCCAGCTTTATGCCACCGGGCCCAATCTCATCTGGTTCCCTCCCATCAACTTCACAGCCAGGGGCGTCTGTCCCCCTGTTTCCAGGAAGCTCTCACGGGCATGTCCCGATGCCACCAGTTTCTTCTGCCCCATACCAGCCCGTGGGGCCTGGGTACCCACAAGGCGGTCCTGGAGCCCCCGGGATGAAGTCTTCCTCTGCTGCAGCGGTTCCACCGCCACCTATAG GCTCTCAGGATGGCTGGAATGACCCCCCTGCTGTGCGTGGAGGTCCCAGAAAGAAAAAG CTCCCTGAGAACTACACTCCACCGGTTCCTATCACGGCCCCTGTGATGGGTTTCCCCATGGAGACACCTCAAGCCCCAGAGCTCATGCAGGCACCCCCTGGAGCCCCCCAGGAGCCCAGCGTCCAG cgtctcCAGCAGCTTCCCGCAGAGAAGGTGGAGCAACGGGAGATCCCTGCAGAGCACAAGGTCCTCAAGACCACTTTCGATGGGTTGCTGCAGCGCTGCCAGTTAGCGGCTGCTGACCCG caaacaaaaagaaaactggatGATGCGTCTAAGCGCCTCGAGCACCTGTATGATAGACTCAGAGAACAAACG CTGTCTCCCAGCATCCTGGCTGGACTCCACGAGTTGAGCCGCTGCATCGAGAGCCGCAACTACCAGCACGCCCTCGCTGTTCACACCCAGATCGTGAGCAGCAGCAACTTCAGTGAGATCTCAGCCTTCATGCCAATCCTCAAGGTGGTGATGACCATTGCTAACAAGCTTGGCATCTAA
- the ndufb8 gene encoding NADH dehydrogenase [ubiquinone] 1 beta subcomplex subunit 8, mitochondrial, whose protein sequence is MAVQGVRGWARALCREKGPAAAKLLFGARAASGLSKDMLPGPYPKTPEERAAAAKKYNMRVEDYEPYPDDGMGYGDYPKLPDRSQHERDPWYSWDHQDLRRNWGEPMHWDFDMFIRNRVDTSPSPVEWKTMCKHLFGFIGFMLFMFYLGEKFPAYQPVAPKQYPYNNLYLERGGDPEKQPEEVKHYEI, encoded by the exons ATGGCGGTCCAAGGTGTCCGCGGCTGGGCTCGGGCACTCTGCAGGGAGAAAGGGCCCGCTGCTGCAAAGCTCCTTTTCGGGGCCAGGGCAG CCTCTGGCCTTTCCAAGGACATGCTGCCCGGCCCCTACCCCAAGACCCCCGAGGAGAGAGCAGCTGCAGCCAAGAAGTACAACATGAGAGTAGAGGACTACGAGCCGTACCCGGATGATGgcatggg GTACGGAGATTATCCAAAATTGCCTGACAGGTCTCAGCACGAGAGAGACCCCTGGTAttcgtgggaccaccaagaccTCAGGAGGAACTGGGGAGAGCCG ATGCACTGGGATTTTGACATGTTCATCAGGAACCGTGTGGATACATCCCCCAGCCCCGTTGAATGGAAAACAATGTGCAAACATCTGTTTGGATTCATTGGGttcatgctgttcatgttttaCCTGGGAGAGAAATTTCCTGCCTACCAACCTGTG GCACCCAAGCAATATCCCTACAATAACCTGTATTTGGAACGAGGAGGAGACCCTGAGAAGCAACCGGAAGAAGTGAAACATTACGAGATCTAA
- the sec31b gene encoding protein transport protein Sec31B isoform X2 codes for MRLKEILRTAHQAWSPAAHHPAYLATGTSAQQLDASFSTSAALEIFEMDFADSSQELKLRGSLSTLNRFHSLIWVNFGMGVDGSCGRLVGGSENGTLTVYSPEEILKSGEGAVVGQSSKHTGPVRALDFNPFQSNLLASGANDSEIYIWDLNNFSNPMTPGAKSQPVEDISVVAWNRQVQHILASAHPSGKAVVWDLRKNEPIIKISDHSNRMHCSGMLWHPEVATQLVLASEDDRLPVIQMWDLRFATSPLKVLENHTRGILSMSWSQADPELLLSSAKDNRILCWNPFTGEVIYELHTSNQWCFDIQWCPRNPALLSAASFDGRITVYSVMGGSLEAQQQSSIDKVSSSFDAMDPFGTGQPLPPLQVPQPQAKSTVIPPLKKPPKWVRRPVGASFAFGGRLLTFENPKPQQQPGPQPHTRQVFVSQVITETEFLQRSCELQTALQSGTFSGYCQTKIHKAACESEQDIWRFLKVNFEEDARLKFLRLLGFSKEELQKKIATSLGKSAQPNGVDANDLAEKMQLLSTQRLDESNAETSIPSASSSPSDFFSHLPNSKPSLHIPVSSDTDGLISQALLVGNFEGAVDLCLSDGRFAEAILLSISGGEELLKKTQQRYLDKQKSSISVLISSVVNQNWAAVVQNCDLDSWKEALAILLTYARPEEFAQLCDTLGARLEHEGVEKRCLQACLCYICSGNIEKLVQCWAQQKDCSSPLALEDLVEKVMILRKSIERLRGGEVMTQSPVLADKLTHYANLLASQGSLAAAMNYLPASSNQPVIMMLRYRLFHAQGEQAEGPQPPFPYSRVAVGGAPHSTQFGVAQPSVQKSHKPEPYQPAIPPKVADVGQPPAPTLYTAQTAPTAGSHLHSYPGAPPTSHVQTSSLTHQPQRPAYPQHPSAAPGFPPAQPFTPLAGLTGFPSGPVMPTASLAGPSLPPASASGSIPLMPGPGLPQSSFMPPGPISSGSLPSTSQPGASVPLFPGSSHGHVPMPPVSSAPYQPVGPGYPQGGPGAPGMKSSSAAAVPPPPIGSQDGWNDPPAVRGGPRKKKLPENYTPPVPITAPVMGFPMETPQAPELMQAPPGAPQEPSVQRLQQLPAEKVEQREIPAEHKVLKTTFDGLLQRCQLAAADPQTKRKLDDASKRLEHLYDRLREQTLSPSILAGLHELSRCIESRNYQHALAVHTQIVSSSNFSEISAFMPILKVVMTIANKLGI; via the exons ATGAGGTTGAAGGAAATCCTGAGGACAGCCCACCAGGCATGGAGCCCTGCTGCGCACCATCCTGCCTACCTGGCAACAG GTACATCAGCCCAGCAGCTGGATGCATCGTTCAGCACAAGCGCTGCTCTGGAGATTTTTGAGATGGATTTTGCCGATTCCTCACAGGAGCTGAAACTGAGAGGGTCCCTCTCCACTCTTAACAG GTTCCACAGTCTCATCTGGGTGAATTTTGGGATGGGAGTAGACGGGTCTTGTGGGAGGCTTGTCGGAGGCAGTGAAAATGGCACACTGACCGTGTACAGCCCGGAGGAAATCCTGAAATCTGGAGAGGGGGCAGTTGTTGGACAGTCCAGCAAACACACCGGTCCTGTCCGAGCTCTCGATTTCAACCCATTCCAG aGTAATCTTTTGGCGTCAGGGGCAAATGATTCAGAAATTTATATCTGGGATCTGAATAATTTCAGCAATCCAATGACACCAGGGGCAAAGTCTCAG CCAGTTGAAGACATCAGTGTGGTTGCATGGAACAGGCAGGTACAGCACATCCTAGCCTCTGCACATCCAAGTGGCAAAGCTGTTGTGTGGGACCTTCGAAAGAACGAGCCCATCATTAAAATCAGTGATCACAGTAACAGG ATGCACTGTTCTGGCATGTTGTGGCACCCCGAAGTGGCCACCCAGCTGGTCCTGGCCTCTGAAGATGATCGCCTGCCTGTCATCCAGATGTGGGACCTGCGATTTGCTACGTCACCCCTGAAGGTCCTGGAGAACCACACAAG GGGAATCCTGTCCATGTCCTGGAGCCAGGCTGACCCCGAGCTGCTTCTCAGCAGTGCCAAGGACAACCGCATCTTGTGCTGGAATCCTTTCACTGGAGAG GTGATCTATGAGCTGCACACCTCGAACCAGTGGTGCTTTGATATCCAGTGGTGTCCTCGGAATCCAGCTTTGCTCTCGGCGGCTTCGTTTGATGGGCGGATCACAGTTTACTCGGTCATGGGAGGCAGCCTGGAGGCTCAGCAGCAAAGCAGCATTGACAAG GTCTCATCCTCTTTTGATGCCATGGACCCATTTGGGACGGGACAGCCGCTTCCACCTCTGCAGGTGCCTCAGCCCCAGGCCAAGTCAACAGTGATCCCACCGCTGAAGAAGCCCCCTAAGTGGGTGCGCCGTCCTGTGGGGGCCTCCTTTGCG TTTGGTGGAAGGCTCCTCACCTTTGAGAACCCCAAGCCCCAGCAGCAGCCTGGCCCACAGCCTCACACCAGGCAGGTGTTTGTCAGCCAGGTAATCACAGAGACTGAGTTTCTGCAGCGCTCCTGTGAACTGCAGACAGCGCTGCAGTCTGGAACCTTCTCTGGCTACTGCCAGACCAAGATCCACAAAGCAGCCTGCGAATCTGAACAGGACATCTGGAGGTTTCTGAAG GTCAATTTTGAAGAGGATGCCCGTCTTAAATTTCTAAGGCTTTTAGGTTTCAGTAAAGAAGAATTGCAGAAAAAg atcgCCACAAGTTTGGGAAAGAGTGCACAACCAAATGGGGTTGATGCAAATGATCTGGCCGAAAAGATGCAGCTTCTTTCTACACAG CGGCTTGACGAGTCCAATGCAGAAACCTCCATTCCCTCAGCTTCATCCTCACCGTCTGACTTCTTCAGTCACCTACCCAACAGCAAGCCCAGCCTCCACATCCCTGTCTCCTCAG ACACCGATGGCCTGATCAGCCAGGCCCTACTGGTGGGAAACTTTGAGGGAGCCGTAGATCTGTGCCTGAGCGATGGGCGCTTTGCCGAAGCCATCCTCTTGTCTATCAGTGGAGGAgaggagctgctgaagaagACCCAGCAACGATACCTTGACAAGCAGAAGAGCAGCATCTCAGTG CTTATATCATCTGTGGTAAACCAGAACTGGGCAGCTGTAGTGCAAAACTGTGATCTAGACAGCTGGAAGGAAGCCCTGGCCATTCTTCTGACGTACGCTCGACCTGAGGAGTTTGCCCAGCTGTGTG ACACATTGGGGGCACGTTTGGAGCATGAAGGTGTGGAGAAGAGGTGCCTGCAGGCCTGCTTGTGTTACATCTGCTCAGGGAATATCGAGAAGTTGGTGCAGTGCTGGGCTCAGCAGAAAGACTGTTCGTCACCCTTGGCCTTAGAG GACCTGGTGGAGAAGGTGATGATCCTGCGCAAGTCGATTGAGCGGCTACGTGGCGGGGAAGTGATGACCCAGAGCCCAGTTCTGGCAGACAAGCTGACCCATTACGCAAACCTTTTGGCTTCTCAGGGGAGTCTGGCTGCTGCTATGAACTACCTACCAGCCAGTTCAAATCAG CCGGTCATCATGATGCTGAGGTATCGGCTTTTCCACGCCCAGGGAGAGCAGGCCGAGGGCCCCCAGCCGCCCTTCCCATACAGCCGAGTGGCGGTAGGGGGAGCCCCACATTCCACCCAGTTTGGTGTGGCTCAGCCTTCAGTTCAGAAGTCCCACAAGCCG GAGCCCTACCAGCCTGCAATTCCCCCTAAGGTGGCAGATGTGGGGCAGCCCCCTGCCCCTACGCTGTACACAGCACAGACAGCCCCCACGGCTGGTTCGCATCTCCACTCTTACCCTGGGGCACCACCTACCTCACACGTCCAGACCTCTAGCCTGACACACCAACCACAAAGACCAGCGTACCCCCAGCATCCCTCCGCTGCTCCAG GATTCCCTCCAGCGCAGCCATTCACTCCGTTAGCGGGGCTGACTGGCTTCCCCTCAGGCCCTGTAATGCCAACAGCCAGCCTGGCAGGACCTTCACTGCCTCCAGCTTCAGCCTCTGGCAGCATTCCCCTGATGCCCGGCCCGGGCTTGCCACAGTCCAGCTTTATGCCACCGGGCCCAATCTCATCTGGTTCCCTCCCATCAACTTCACAGCCAGGGGCGTCTGTCCCCCTGTTTCCAGGAAGCTCTCACGGGCATGTCCCGATGCCACCAGTTTCTTCTGCCCCATACCAGCCCGTGGGGCCTGGGTACCCACAAGGCGGTCCTGGAGCCCCCGGGATGAAGTCTTCCTCTGCTGCAGCGGTTCCACCGCCACCTATAG GCTCTCAGGATGGCTGGAATGACCCCCCTGCTGTGCGTGGAGGTCCCAGAAAGAAAAAG CTCCCTGAGAACTACACTCCACCGGTTCCTATCACGGCCCCTGTGATGGGTTTCCCCATGGAGACACCTCAAGCCCCAGAGCTCATGCAGGCACCCCCTGGAGCCCCCCAGGAGCCCAGCGTCCAG cgtctcCAGCAGCTTCCCGCAGAGAAGGTGGAGCAACGGGAGATCCCTGCAGAGCACAAGGTCCTCAAGACCACTTTCGATGGGTTGCTGCAGCGCTGCCAGTTAGCGGCTGCTGACCCG caaacaaaaagaaaactggatGATGCGTCTAAGCGCCTCGAGCACCTGTATGATAGACTCAGAGAACAAACG CTGTCTCCCAGCATCCTGGCTGGACTCCACGAGTTGAGCCGCTGCATCGAGAGCCGCAACTACCAGCACGCCCTCGCTGTTCACACCCAGATCGTGAGCAGCAGCAACTTCAGTGAGATCTCAGCCTTCATGCCAATCCTCAAGGTGGTGATGACCATTGCTAACAAGCTTGGCATCTAA